From Chryseobacterium camelliae:
CGTTGCTCGCAGAGGCGATACTTGCTCTTAAAAGGTCTGCATATTCGTATACTGCTTTAATTGTATTTACAAAGAAAGTAAGGAACTGCAGGTTCTTTTTAGGGTTTTTTCCCGGGCTTAAAAGGTTTTCTCCCGTATCGGTAGCCAGAGACCAGTTGTTATGTTTTCCGCTTCCGTTTACTCCTGCAAAAGGTTTTTCATGGAATAGGATATGGAAATGATGTCTGTGTGCAATTCTAGCCATGATATCCATCAATAAAGAATTGTGGTCTACCGCAACGTTCACCTCCTCAAACATCGGGGCCAGCTCAAACTGGTTAGGCGCTACTTCGTTGTGTCTTGTTGTTACCGGAATTCCCAGTTTCATACATTCCACTTCGAGTTCCATCATGAAATTCATTACTCTCGTAGGAATAGATCCGAAGTAATGGTCATCCAGCTGCTGTCCTTTGGCCGGAGAGTGGCCTAAAAGGGTTTTCCCTGTAAGAACAAGATCCGGACGTGACTGATATAAGGCAGAATCAACAAGGAAATATTCCTGCTCCCAGCCTAATGTAGGTGTTACTTTTGTTACATTTTTGTCAAAATACTGCATTACTTCCGTTGCCGCTTCATCTACTGCATTTAGGGCTCTTAAAAGAGGCGCCTTATAATCCAGGGTTTCTCCTGTGTAAGAGATGAAAATAGAAGGAATACAAAGGGTGGTTCCCATGATGAATGCTGGGGAAGTAGGATCCCAGGCTGTATATCCTCTTGCCTCAAAGGTATTTCTGATACCTCCGTTAGGGAAAGAAGATGCATCCGGCTCCTGCTGGATCAGCATGCCTCCGCTGAATCTTTCAATAGCTCTTCCCCCTTCAATAGGACTGAAGAATGAATCATGCTTTTCTGCCGTACTTCCCGTTAAAGGCTGAAACCAGTGCGTATAATGGGTCACTCCTTTGCTCATGGCCCAGTCTTTCATCGCTACTGCTACCTGGTCAGCAATATGCCTCTGGATTTTTGTGCCTTTTTTAATGGCATCCATGATTGAAGTAAATGCTTCTTTTGTCAGGTATTCTCTCATGGTTTCTTCCGAGAACACATTCTGGCAGAATAACTCTGATAATTTGGCAGGTACCTCAACAGAATTATCTCTTCTGAAGTCTTTAAAAGGTAAGGTTTCTAACGCTTTGAATCGTAAAGTTGACATATGAGTTTGATTTTTTATGGGGCAAATTTACGAAAAAAATGGATTGAAAATTTTTCAGCCCCAAAAAATAAGGGGTATACTGATAATTTTATGAAATTTTAAGCTTTTATATTGGGGGTATTAATGGGGGGAGTTCGGATATCACATCTTTTCAGCTATATTATGATATAAAAAAGACTTAATATATATGATAAGCTGTAATATAATGATCTGGTAATATTACAGCTTATGTTTTACAAATGTGGTATCTGTTATATTACATTTTCGTAAATGAAATCTGTATTTAATGATTATGTTAAACAGCTTATTAAAAGATACTTAAAATAAGTTAGGCGGAGATTTTGTATATTTGCGTGAAATTTACAGTATGACAAATTCCAGAGCGAGAGAAACAACGGAAGCAATTGAACGTTTGTATATTTCTATGAGACACCTCTTTTATAGAGGTTTTTTTAAACCTGCCGGTGTGTCGGGGGAAACCATCAGAAATTTGTTGAAAATCATTAATCCGGAAATTTACGGAAGCATGAACATCGCCAGCAAGCTGGAGCTGAACGGATTGATGTATGTGCTGGACAGGCTTCCGGAAGGCATTGAGGAGTGCGCATTTATTCACCTTACTTCAGATGAAGGCTTTGACAAAGGGAGCTTTGAGCCTATTGTCCCTAAAAAAAGAAGGAGAAACTGCTACAGAATAGATGAGCATCAGATGAATATTGAAGTGCTGCTTGGACGCTCCGAAATCTATGATATCCTTACCCACCTTACCTTTTTATTTATAGAGGCTGATAAGATCAGGAATCTGGCATTCATCCAGGAAGAAAACTGGAAGCCGACCCGTGCTTTTAAAATTATTGAAGAGGTGGTAAAAGGCGAAAAGAAATTCAGCAGGAAGGAAAAAGAAGTCGCGTTGATCCATCTTTCCTCATTAATAGGAAGAACATTTGATGAAACCCTGAGAGCATACAATACATTCGGGGATGATGATAATCCGGACCGTTTATTCAAAATCATCTATAACCTTGGAAAAGTAAGCCTTGAGGATGCCAAGCAGACACGTGAGCGGGAAATCCATTTCAGTTCTATCCTGAGAGAAAGGGTGGGGCACCACTACTTCGGAGAGAAGTGGGCGAATAAGGTAAAGGAAATGCTGTTTGAAAATGATCTTCATATGCGCCCTCTTCATATAATTTCCGCTAATATGCATTCTGTGAAGAATGTGCTCTATGCCAACAATGCCCTGAAGAAAAAGCATCATGGTGATATAGACTATAAGCTATATGAAGATATATCCAATAAAAAGGAGCTTCGCGATAAAGTATCAAAGTATGCACTAGACGAAGGAATGATTTATATCGATGATAAAAGCGGAAGCAATATCGATGTACAGATCATAGACCTAAGCAAAACCGATTTGAAGAATACGCCGTTCAATAATAGTAAATTTGGCGGTGACGATGTAGTGCTGGTCTTTGATTATGCTTTCGGAGAGCAGGCTTTTGAAGTAATGGATGAATTGCTGAGACCGTTTGACCATAAAGGTGAAATCTATATGATGAAGGTGAAATCTGTCTCCATTATGGGAAAAGCAGGAATTCTTGCAGGCGGAAAAGGAGATATTATGATTCCTACTTCGCATATCTTTGAAGGAACGGCAGATAATTACCCTTTTGAAAATGCATTATCCCTTGATGATTTTGAGGATGACGAGCTGCAGGCTTTTGAGGGATCCATGATTACCGTTTTGGGAACGTCTTTACAGAACCGTGACATTCTTTCCTACTTTATGAATACCTCGTGGAAAGCCATCGGGCTGGAAATGGAGGGAGCGCACTACCAGAAGGCCATTCAGGTTGCGTCAAAAATCAGGCATCACATATCTCCGGATCTGTTTGTCTGCTATGCGTATTATGCTTCGGATAACCCGCTGGAAACCGGAAGTACACTATCTTCAGGCGGTTTAGGGCTTACCGGGGTGAAACCTACGTACCTGATTACCGTAAGGATCCTTGATAAGATCCTCAATGGAAACAGGAAAGCCATCAATAATGCTTAAGCGACAGCTTAAACTGATTATAACAGCCTCAAACGTTTTTATGTTTGAGGCTTTTTATTTGAACCATCAATGCCTGAAATACAATAAACAATATTGATTATATTTAAAGAAATTAAAAAGAATGGGTTCAGCTGTACAACTTGCTAAAAGATTCAGAGAAGTTCTGCTGGATGGTTTATGGATTGCCAATACGAATTTTAAGGATCAGCTTTCGGGTACGACCTGGAAGCAGGCTACGACAAAAGTAGGGCATCTAAATACCATAGCAATGCTTACCTTCCATATTGATTATTATATTGCAGGACT
This genomic window contains:
- a CDS encoding glutamine synthetase III family protein; protein product: MSTLRFKALETLPFKDFRRDNSVEVPAKLSELFCQNVFSEETMREYLTKEAFTSIMDAIKKGTKIQRHIADQVAVAMKDWAMSKGVTHYTHWFQPLTGSTAEKHDSFFSPIEGGRAIERFSGGMLIQQEPDASSFPNGGIRNTFEARGYTAWDPTSPAFIMGTTLCIPSIFISYTGETLDYKAPLLRALNAVDEAATEVMQYFDKNVTKVTPTLGWEQEYFLVDSALYQSRPDLVLTGKTLLGHSPAKGQQLDDHYFGSIPTRVMNFMMELEVECMKLGIPVTTRHNEVAPNQFELAPMFEEVNVAVDHNSLLMDIMARIAHRHHFHILFHEKPFAGVNGSGKHNNWSLATDTGENLLSPGKNPKKNLQFLTFFVNTIKAVYEYADLLRASIASASNDHRLGANEAPPAIISVFIGSQLFRVLEELEKVKSGKLSPEEKTDLKLNVVGKIPEILLDNTDRNRTSPFAFTGNKFEIRAVGSSANCAESMTVMNTIAAKQLTEFKKEVDALIESGLKKDEAIFNVLREYIKQCKNIMFEGDGYSDEWAEEAEKRGLNNLKTTPEALKKEMDQKFLDLYEEIGVFTHREVEARNEIKLEKYSTVIDIEARVLSDIARNHIIPSALNYQNRLIENVKGLKDIFGDSEFKPLAKEQMSLITSISENVATIKLGVEDLIKAREAAKAISDSQAQAEAYCNQVKPLFDVIREASDALEMMVDDELWPMTKYREMLFTR
- a CDS encoding DUF6909 family protein — protein: MTNSRARETTEAIERLYISMRHLFYRGFFKPAGVSGETIRNLLKIINPEIYGSMNIASKLELNGLMYVLDRLPEGIEECAFIHLTSDEGFDKGSFEPIVPKKRRRNCYRIDEHQMNIEVLLGRSEIYDILTHLTFLFIEADKIRNLAFIQEENWKPTRAFKIIEEVVKGEKKFSRKEKEVALIHLSSLIGRTFDETLRAYNTFGDDDNPDRLFKIIYNLGKVSLEDAKQTREREIHFSSILRERVGHHYFGEKWANKVKEMLFENDLHMRPLHIISANMHSVKNVLYANNALKKKHHGDIDYKLYEDISNKKELRDKVSKYALDEGMIYIDDKSGSNIDVQIIDLSKTDLKNTPFNNSKFGGDDVVLVFDYAFGEQAFEVMDELLRPFDHKGEIYMMKVKSVSIMGKAGILAGGKGDIMIPTSHIFEGTADNYPFENALSLDDFEDDELQAFEGSMITVLGTSLQNRDILSYFMNTSWKAIGLEMEGAHYQKAIQVASKIRHHISPDLFVCYAYYASDNPLETGSTLSSGGLGLTGVKPTYLITVRILDKILNGNRKAINNA